The Nitrospinota bacterium genome includes the window AATCGCCATGTTCCCGCAACTTTTTGTGTTTTCAAGAGTTATATTTATTACGTAATCTTACTCAATTGAATGAACAATTTCAATAATCTTTCTTAAACAAAGCTCTAACTATCACTTGGCCCCTGTTTTCTCAATAAATATTGATTACAACATGTAAATAGTGGATAATACCAGAAAATTCAGTCGCACTTTTAGGCTCCTTTCTCCTTTAAATACAATGGGAAAGGGTATACTGCAAAGGATGGCAATCCGGGTTAATTTCAAATTGTATGTCCCTTAATAAGCAAAAAGTAACAGGTATCAGGGTGCTCGATATTGCCGAAGAAGGTGCTACAGCAATTGAGACAATGGTAAACAAGGTCATTCAGGAGTTGAATCAGCAAGAGACTCCAATCGTAGATATCCAGGTGACAGACACAAACTGTTTTTTGTTTATTGGTGAAAAAGGTACTGACTGATCAGGCAGGATTAAATCATATTATTAAAAGCTGAAATTTATTTTCTCTAACAATGCGTATCACAAAAGAACTTACTGAACTTCTTTCAAAAAAAATTGTTCAAACCCTGACTGAGAAAGAGTTGATTGTCTGGGAAGAACCTTCTGAAAAACTACAAGCCATCGTTAACAATATAATTACTGAAGATTTGATGGTAGAAGACAGGTTAAATGAAGAAGTGAAAACCCTGCTGGAATCTAAAACTCAAGAGTATGAAAGAGACATGATGGATTATGGGAGGGTGTTCCAAATGGTGAAATCAAAATTAGTCCGTGAACGCGGCCTCATTCTTTAATTATTTCAAAAAATGAAAATCAGCCGAGAAAAGATCAACCACATAAGCAGCCTGATCATAAGAGATTTTGCAAAACGGGACGAACTGGACTACAAAGTCGAACTCAATGATATTCGTCTGGAAATCACGAGAGTGATGACTGATATTCTCCAGTATGATGATAAAGCCGATGCTGAAGCTCGACGCATTCTAAGCACCTATGCCAACGCACCCCGCGAAGGCTCACCAGAATGGGACATCATGTACCAGAAGCACTTTGATGAGTACATGAATAAGCAGGGACTATAGTCCCCCAACCCGATTAATGCTTCCTACAGTTAAGGCTTTTCTTTCATCAGGATTGAATCCTCCCTCGACAGAGTATTACCTTTGAGCCTCCTTTACCAAACTCTGTCCAGGTAGCATATACACGACCACCATTTCCTTTAAATAAATATGGATAAATGACACCCCCACCTGTAGAAGGAAGAGGTGAAGGGTTTGAAAGTTCTGCATCCGAATTCACCCTTACAAGCCAGGCTTTTTCAGGTCCCCATCCACCATCTTGACTTGGATCACGCCCTTGAAAAATGACCCAGGCCTCATCCTCAATCACTGTTATGTTTGGATGATTTGCGTCCAGAATATCACCATGCAAATTTCTTGAAGCATGAAAACTTGTTCCCTGGTCTGTTGAGTAGGCAAACTTCAAACCAGCCTTGTTATCTTTTCCGGTATACCAAGTCACATATAATTTTCCATTCAGGTACTTCATAGCAGGTCCCGAGTGGGCACAGCCATTTATCTTCCAACCCGTATTCGCGACTTTTACCGGATCACCCCAGGTTTTGCCTCCATCCAATGATTTAGCAACGACAATGATTCGTTCATCATCATTAAAGACATGACGCCATGAGGCGAATATCTCGCCATTATCACCAAAAGCCAAAGCTGTTCTGCAACACGGACAAACATCTCCCGCAATCTTGATGTTTTTCTCGAAGGACTTGCCTTGATCTATTGAACGAGCCATATAAACCGATGAAGTACCGGGCTTGCCTGACTTTTTATCACGCCCATCCAACCAGATCACATAGATTGTTCCCTCAGGAGAAACTTCCATTGTGAAGAACGATTGAGAAGCTTTACCCGAATCATCATTTACTTTAATGGAAGGCGAAAAACTTTTCCCAAAATTCATCGAACGCGCGAATTTAATGTCACGATTCCCAACCCATGCGGCAAAAATACCCCGACCTTTTCCCTGCCTTAATTTGGGCCCATTTTCACCATGCGCGCTCACCTCATCCACATTAGAATTTACTGGGACAGAACCGGAAAAGCTATCACCAATATTCTTTGTTTTTGTCATGAACAGATTTTGTTTGCCTTTATCGTTATGTCTTGCATAAATCATGTTCATTGACTCAGAAGTTCGGACCAGTAACTGCGCATCATTGCCTTCCAGCAAAGTACGTGGAGAGTTTTCCCAAATAACATCACCCAACTTAATAGCTCCGGAATTTCTTTTCTCTGAGTGATTGTTCCCAGTTGAAGCGCAGGAAAAAAGAAACGAAATGCTTAACAAAATGACAATATTTTTTTTCAACATGGAAAGTATCTCCAATAAACTTAAAAAATGAAGTTACATTTTTTAGAAGCGGATAACGACCCGGATCTTTGAAACACAAAGAACCGGGCGTTAAACGATTCTATTGTGTTCGCTTAGGAGGAGACGAACACAAAACAATGAAAGCTCTTGACCAACCACAAGAGTTTCCATATCGTAATAGAAAGCAGTTAGTCATAATTCCTGCTTCCTGGCACTACCCGCAAAGCTGTAAAAGATAAAGCTTATACTTCTCACATCAAGTTCCATTTGAAATCAATCGAATAAGTCCTATTGGGAAAAGGATGCGGTCCTGTAAACGCCTGTTCATCAGTCAGGTTATTAATACCAATGGAGGCATTCACATACTTATGGCGATAGGTGGTTTTTAGATCCATGAAGAAATATTCATCCTGGCCACCATCACCTTCGAGAATGTCATCATTCTGAATTCGTCCAAACGCCTTGTCCTGCCATCGACCCGCGACCATGGCATCCCAACGATTATTAATGTGGTACAAAGATTGGAACTTGGCTCTCCATTCAGGGACGCGGGGCAAATTGTTTCCGGCCGTGGATGGGTTTGAGTTGTGCTGTCTGATTTCAGAGTTTGTATAAGAAATGTTGAAATCAAAATCATGCTTTGACACTATAAAATTTCTCCGCTTTGCAACGAACTCAACACCAAACGTCCTGACTTTATCGATATTAACAAAAGTATTTGTGGTGGTGTTACCCGTTATATCCTGATCACTGAAAATGGTATCGGTAACTTCATCGAAAAACATATTTAACTGAGTCGTGGAATCAGCCTTATAATGCCCAACCATGATTGTGGCGTGGTTACCTACCTCGGGTTTCAAACCAGGAGTGGATATATTGTTATTTTGTAAGTCATCAACATTTTCAAATAACTCCTCTGGCAGCGGGAAACGGGTAGACCGGGCAAGAGAAAACCGCAAATCCAGATTATCATTGGGCTTAAATCCAAGAGATACTTTGGGAGAAAAAGCCACCTCATCACGTTCTAAGTGCCCACCTATTTCATCAGAAGCTTCATGTTTAAAACCGTTGAAGGAACGCCATGCTTCAGCACGTCCACCAACCTGCAAATCCCATTTAGGTGAAAACTTCCAGCCCAGGTTACCATGAACAGCATGCGTATCAGTTTGACCACCGCTTGAGTTCCTGAATGTACTATCCTGATCATCTGAATCAGAATTTTTCCAGTCTGAAGTATTATAAGATTTAACTTCAAGTCTAGCATGGTCGTAATGATACCCTCCCTCAAATGCAAGATCCGAGTGATCAAGAAATTTATCTTTATCAAACCTTAGTTCAAATAATTGCCAACCTGTATGTGCAAACTCTGTAATTCGGCCGCTGTTATCAAAGTTAGGAGAGTCCGGGTTTTCATCTGATTGCCTCGAGATATCTGACAAAACTGTATAGGCGCTCAAAACAGCATCATAATTCCATCCACCACCAAACTGCCCACTGGCACCTATTCCTGCAAGAAGGTCTTGTTTATCTTGCCTTGAAACATTGAAGTGAGATTCAGCTACAGTAAATGCTTTTCCATTAAAACTTAGAGTACCTGTCCAAAGTTTATTACCATTGGCATCCCTGATATAGTTATTAACATTTTCCTGTTTTCTAGAACGGTCA containing:
- a CDS encoding DUF507 family protein, producing the protein MKISREKINHISSLIIRDFAKRDELDYKVELNDIRLEITRVMTDILQYDDKADAEARRILSTYANAPREGSPEWDIMYQKHFDEYMNKQGL
- a CDS encoding exo-alpha-sialidase yields the protein MLKKNIVILLSISFLFSCASTGNNHSEKRNSGAIKLGDVIWENSPRTLLEGNDAQLLVRTSESMNMIYARHNDKGKQNLFMTKTKNIGDSFSGSVPVNSNVDEVSAHGENGPKLRQGKGRGIFAAWVGNRDIKFARSMNFGKSFSPSIKVNDDSGKASQSFFTMEVSPEGTIYVIWLDGRDKKSGKPGTSSVYMARSIDQGKSFEKNIKIAGDVCPCCRTALAFGDNGEIFASWRHVFNDDERIIVVAKSLDGGKTWGDPVKVANTGWKINGCAHSGPAMKYLNGKLYVTWYTGKDNKAGLKFAYSTDQGTSFHASRNLHGDILDANHPNITVIEDEAWVIFQGRDPSQDGGWGPEKAWLVRVNSDAELSNPSPLPSTGGGVIYPYLFKGNGGRVYATWTEFGKGGSKVILCRGRIQS
- a CDS encoding TonB-dependent receptor, which encodes MRNLKLRGISNFYFTLGGSSVYCSIRCIFLLMFLITAICPASLVHAEDEKPLTMDELIVAAPKAEIRDTFDDFMPIPSAKVKVDRAEIDSINTISAEDTVRYAPNLEIRRRYFGDPNGVISMRGNGNFQTARHMLFVDGFPLHSMLRTRWNGAPQWNFVAPDETESVNITYGPFSPKYSGNAMGGVIDVVSRHPQGEEWALQTTGWFQDWEVFESKGLAPGYKTFFAHGNKVGNLSYYMFYNRLETQSQPTNITILNNVSAGAGTAVTGVKNFIDSRVRDSIAYADDGEESIVNDLFKIKMNYEFSSQLKLRGMIGYLDRSRKQENVNNYIRDANGNKLWTGTLSFNGKAFTVAESHFNVSRQDKQDLLAGIGASGQFGGGWNYDAVLSAYTVLSDISRQSDENPDSPNFDNSGRITEFAHTGWQLFELRFDKDKFLDHSDLAFEGGYHYDHARLEVKSYNTSDWKNSDSDDQDSTFRNSSGGQTDTHAVHGNLGWKFSPKWDLQVGGRAEAWRSFNGFKHEASDEIGGHLERDEVAFSPKVSLGFKPNDNLDLRFSLARSTRFPLPEELFENVDDLQNNNISTPGLKPEVGNHATIMVGHYKADSTTQLNMFFDEVTDTIFSDQDITGNTTTNTFVNIDKVRTFGVEFVAKRRNFIVSKHDFDFNISYTNSEIRQHNSNPSTAGNNLPRVPEWRAKFQSLYHINNRWDAMVAGRWQDKAFGRIQNDDILEGDGGQDEYFFMDLKTTYRHKYVNASIGINNLTDEQAFTGPHPFPNRTYSIDFKWNLM
- a CDS encoding DUF507 family protein; the protein is MRITKELTELLSKKIVQTLTEKELIVWEEPSEKLQAIVNNIITEDLMVEDRLNEEVKTLLESKTQEYERDMMDYGRVFQMVKSKLVRERGLIL